The Neoarius graeffei isolate fNeoGra1 chromosome 23, fNeoGra1.pri, whole genome shotgun sequence genome segment cctaaaagtagataaagagaacccagttaaacaaatgagacaaaaatattctacttggtcatttatttattgaggaaaatgatccaatattacatatctgtgagtggcaaaagtatgtgaacctctaggattagcagtacatttaaaggtgaaattatagtcaggtgttttcaatcaatgggatgacaatcaggtgtgagtgggcaccctgttgtatttaaagaacagggatctatcaaagtctgatcttcacaacacatgtttgtggaagtgtatcatggcacgaacaaaggagatttctgaggacctcagagaaagcattgttgatgctcatcaggctggaaaaggttacaaaaccatctctgaagagtttggactccaccaatctacagtcagacagattgtgtacaaatggaggaaatacaagaccattgttaccctccccaggagtggtcgaccagcaaagatcactccaagagcaaggcgtgtaatagttggtgaggtcacaaaagaccccagggtaatttctaagcaactgaaggcctctctcacattggctaatgttaaggttcatgagtccaccatcaggagaacactgaacaacaatggtgcacatggcagggttgcaaggggaaagccactgctctccaaaaagaacattgctgcttgtctacagtttgcaaaagatcacatggacaagccagaaggttattggaaaaatgttttgtggatggatgagaccgaaatagaactttttggtttaaatgagaagccttatgtttggagaaaggaaagcactgcattccagcatcagaaccttattccatctgtgaaacatggtggtggtagtatcatggtttgggcctgttttattgcatctgggccaggacggcttgccatcattgatggaacaatgaattctgaattataccagcgaattctaaaggaaaatgtcataaCATCTGTCCAtgcagtgaatctcaagagaaggtggatcatgcagcaagacaacaaccctaagcacacaagtcgttctaccaaagaatggttaaagagggataaagttaatgttttggaatggccaagtcaaagtcctgaccttaatccaatggaaatgttgtgggaggacctgaagtgagcagttcatgtgaggaaacccaccagcatcccagagttgaagctgttctgtacggaggaatgggctaaaattcctccaagccggtgtgcaggactgatcatcagttaccgcaaacgtttagttgcagttattgctgcacaagggggtcacaccagatactgaaagcaaaggttcacatacttttgccactcacagatatgtaatattggatacttttcctcaataaataaatgaccaagtataatatttttgtctcatttgtttaactgggttctctttatctacttttaggacttgtgtgaaaatctgatgatgttttaggtcatatttatgcagaaatagagaaaattctaaagggttcacaaactttcaagcaccactgtagcacacgTTTGCAGACTTTAACAATCTTTCATCTAAGATTACCGTGTGTGCTTCTAAGTTGCCATCTATCTTCCCTTCAACCCTGAATAGTTTCCCAGCCCCAGTCGACTCCAACAAGTACATCAATAAGATGATGCTACcactaccatgcttcacagtgggaatggtgttctcagggtgttaagTAGTATTGGGTTTCCATTATGCCAAGGATAAAAGATTTATTTTGGTTTGATCAGACCTGAGAAACTTTTCCAACATGGGATTTCATGTAGCTTTTTCATATCGCTTCAGAGGAGACAAAGTAGCCTGGATAAAGCTGTCAGGAGAAAACCACTACTGAAAAAAAAGGTCTCTGGTCCAAATCAGGTCAGAATTGAAGGTTTTGGCTTTCACAAAGTGCTACATTTGGTGGAAACTCATCATTTCCTAACAGTCTCAGAACACAAAGCCTAgcgtgaagcacggtggtggtggtagcatcatgtagtAGGGATGCTGGACCAGGACAAAATAGCCTGTGCTGTGAACAGTTAGGAGAAAACCACTACTGAAAAAAGGTCTCTAGTCCAATCAGGCAAAAATTGAAGTTTTTGACTTTGACACAAAGTGCTACATTTGGTGTAACTTCATCATTCCATACCAGCCGCAGAACACAAAGCCtagaatgaagcatggtggtggtagcatcatgtagtAGGGATGCTGTACCAGGACAAAGTGGCCTGTGCTGTGAACAGTTAGGAGAAAACCACTACTGAAAAAAGGTCTCTGGTCCAGTCAGGCAAAAATTGAAGTTTTTGACTTTGACACAAAGTGCTACATTTGGTGTAACTTCATCATTCCATCCCAGCCGCAGAACACAAAGCCTAGAGTGAAGCacgatggtggtggtagcatcatgtagtAGGGATGCTGTACCAGGACAAAGTGCCCTGTGCTGTGAACAGTTAGGAGAAAATCACTACTGAAAAAAGGTCTCTGGTCCAATCAGGCCAGAATTGAAGTTTCTGGCTTTGACACAAAGTGCTAAATTTGGTGTAAACTCATCATTTCCCCAACAGCCTCCAAACAGAATACCtacagtgaagcacggtggtggtagcatcatgtagtAGGGATGCTGTACCAGGACAAAGTAGCCTGGATAAAGTTAAAAATAAATTCCAGTGAACAATTTCTCTCATCTGAGCTCCCATTCCAGTGTTGCGTGTAGATTTATGATTCTTCAAGAAACTGATTGTGTTACATTTTTCATTTCGCAGATACTGGGATGATTTTCTGTCGTGCACCTCTGCCGCGGTTGCAGATTGTCAAGACGAAGCAGTGGAGCTTTGGGAAAAGCTCAAAGTGCCGTCTGGGAGTCTGAACTACAGGGGAAGTCTGTTTCACCTGTGCTCTAAAGAGAATGGAACATCACGACTCGGGTTTATCCTGGAACTGATAGTTTGGACCATGACTCTGTCCAAATTGGTGATGTGGGCCATTTTTGAATGAAAACACCACCACGGGTGGGAAAGAAATGAGAAATGGATTGTAATACGTGATTGGATGATGCACTGTTAAACCTGAAAAACTCAAGCCATACATTTCAGCATTTCGATCGTACTGAATAAAGTGAAGACATTTTAGAATgcaaatgattttttttgtttaaatgcaaaTCTTGTTGAAATGTAGTGCAGAAAACTTTGGATTGGAGACCTTTTGATACAGCAGCGTACACCAGGGCGCTCAATTCTTCAGTCGGATTGGTTGCAAGCTGCAAATCACAGTTTTATATTAAAGCACCCATTCGCTTTTATAGCAAAAACGCATACAGGAAGTTGTAGAACGAACTTTATCTTTCACAAAAGATTAatgttttttgtggctactgcctcatagaggtgaaacgaggcagtagccactatgtcatcgtgttgtaagaatgtacggTAAAGCCTGGCGCACTTAAGCGACTTCTTATCGCAAGCGTATTGCGATATTTGGACGCAAGTTTCCGCTTTCGGGTAGCTGCGTGTGCAcgttatctgcgaccagtgggcaATGCAAGTCGTGGGCAGGgactggcttagcctttggaggtgatcactTCGTTATCGCAAAGACGCACACGCAGCGATATCTCTGCGACAAATTAGCGACTGATGATttttttgtcgcagaatatcaagcatgtttgataccagCGATCTGTCACAAGCAACAAAAAATCGCCATTGTAAATATCTGTACACGAAACAATTTTTCACTTGTGTCAAAAAGTTACATGACCAAGCGATGGAAAATTGCCCGTGTGCGCCGGGCTTAAGAATGActgtaacaatagcaaaacttcgtgaccaatcagcacttatcctgatcgagttcgattacccgttctacttcttgataaactttggaaccaatcagaaccagaaatggaataagagaaacctcgttataactctgtagcatcggaagataatcggcagataaaaagataaacgaaattcacctcgtggttcgccgaggctactgattcgatatcgagtaagtggtgttttttgtaagaaaatgtaccttttgattattttgaacaaaaaacagtaaccaaaatactccaagccctgatgctgctgacagcttggtgatgcttgcaagagatgaggcgagtagaattaataacatgtatatatgcgatatttactgtacggatatgggatcagaaaacaattttatttataagcagtagccacatggacccataaggtacctattttttaaaaaatgtttgctAAGAAAGACATGATTGGTATGGAAATGTTTTTagaaggagcctccagtgtcagcgcttggtAACAGTCCATAATTTTCTGCTTTGTGGTTTATTAGAAACCACAatctgcatttttaaaaaatgatttaatttaaAATCAAGATTCTATTCAAGGTTTGTGTTGAAAGACGTGATAATGGAGCTGATAACAGAAACTAACTTGCTTTGCTGAGTCACATTAAATGCAACTCGAAACGGATGAAAAGTATGATGtgccattgattattttcccataagagCATGCCATGATGTGTTTTAAATCttctgctcaaaaaaaaaaaaacaacaaccaccaaAAAACAACCTCTGAACACACAAATGTTCTCAAAGTCTCTGTAGAAACAGAATGAATACAAAAGTACCAGATGGGGGCTCGAAAACCACTTGAAGTGGAAATTCACAACCACCCAGACATGTCTGTATTTGTGCACCGTTTCACATGTGGATCAGGTTCAAGAACTGAACGCGGGTATGTGagttttacagaaaaaaagttctcAAACTTTTCCATCAGTCTGCTTCTGCTTTACAGAGAAAAGCACTCAGCCTTGACCTGTCTGTGTGCCAGAAATGAGTTCAGACGTGACTGTTAATCTCTGAGACATTCACAGTGAGTTGTGGGATTGACAGAAGCAGCCGTCGTTGTGCTATTAACAGAGCTGATGAAGTGGAGCTCCTGAAACAGCTCATGTGATTTGGTTTTTCTTTGAAAGTTGGAATAGATGGGAGGCAAAGTTGGGTGTATCTACAGGTTTACATGGCCAGATGTGGGAAATCGATTCATGAGTGGAATATCAGAAAGAACATCTTCTACCATCCATCCTTCATCATTCATCGTCCATCCCTAGGACTTCCTTGACTCTACATAGCTCCATgataaacaaacatggcggatGACCAACATGGATCGTTTGAGTATATGTCTATACTAGCAACTcaatcacagggacttgtacggcCACATAAAGATTCCACACAAaacgtttctttctttctttctttctttctttctttctttctttctttctttctttctttctttccaaatgtttatttaacagaaggtttttggaaggagtctcctgtgtcacactgcaaaaaaatggcctttcaaaaataagaaataaaagattaaaacaaagcatatttgcttgaatcaggtgaaaaaaatctgccaatggaactagtcaaatttgacttggtaagatttcttaaagtaagatggaaaatctaacctgtttttagatgaaataattccaaaataagattggggaacttattctgcgagatctgattaactcaaaataatcaaaatagttcttataacaagatcgtacttcttacatttagccattcaagtcatttttatttatttcattttaaggatatttcacttaaattcatgacattttactgtcttagcagtaaaaactgaatttaagataaatactaatattaggatcagggctttgaaccggttcaaggaacgaaaacgaaaaccgggaacgttttctatttcacatggaacagaaacgaaaccagaaactttattattttttatgctccggaacagaaacgcttattaaaaataatggtaaccggttaataccggtttttatttcgttcctcaaagtttccgtagcctacaaataaaaaagtcattcttctcctgcgcaagtttctatgacccgctggggttcacttcctgtgtgacgttcgctgactgaatggagagagcgggagggtggactactatcacgtctccacatcttaaataagaggtaaatattgcagtctatcgttattcaaaaacgtcaatttcaaacacgatatcaatatatttgtccacgttaatgagaggctcgcgaacattaaatgacgttaacctctgttagcctatcaatgcatagggcctgactagcctttggtaacacactaaacgaattatctttcatttttggcactttttctgtttgtgtagatgggaagacatactgagaatccaaatcgccaacatttgaaataataattgttttgaattatttcttgtcttatttaatgaaggttgtaatagaattagcctacatttggtttaagctggatgagacagagacataattttatagccatttgttaaacagctgacagggaacgtaattaaccgttccgggaacaaaatttttttgttctaaccggttcgggaacgtctatttaatggtggaacccaaaacccagaaacgttaaaattctgtttctgttcggaacgaaccaataggaaaaaaaattctggttcaaagccctgattacgattgttaaattctacaactaagcattgctagcttaagagattctccttttgtgacctgtaattagtaaagtactctagatatgagaccagagactatcttgaatcaagttgacgacacgtgtagcattgcaacaagtttattttttttcccatttcaacattcaaacattaaaacatctcttaagattccacttccccaggacctcaggcaccaaaaataaataaataaataaataaataaaaagtctacgcattttgacttacagtgcttacccaacgccaaagcaacagtgcattttggtggcactgactattcatgtgtacaaggggtttacaagatcaggcacaaaaaaacccctaaacaaacaaacaaacaaacaaacaaacaaaaccactgaacttaactcacagcattccaaaaagacgtcaCTAAAACGCCTCcattcactcatagcctttttgaaggcacttgtctggtctagagtctgtagagcatctagaaggagctcactctgaatgactgagaaaacagtcgcagtaaactgaggatctgtaaggtggagttgaattgtaatgaaagattcaaagatttcagtaaagttcatttattcccaaaacaagcatactttgtttttttttcttgaaacaagatgaaccgcatttgacaaatgtccaaaatgtacttacttgttttaaaaaaaaagcttgttttattttcaaaggtgctccaaataagacttttccaAGACATTTTGTTTATACAAGATTTtctagatggactgtctaaaaactagcctttctagctaaatgaggttttgcttgttgggcagttatgtcttataataagggtggctagatgttttgacttgaaaatagacaaataaacttcctaagatttttattttttgcagtgcagtgctTTATAACAGTCAGGTGTATAGCTTTCCTGAGACATGCTAATATGACAAACTTCGTCTTATTGACTCCAAGAGAAGATGACGGAAGTGAAAACAGGAACATTCCCCAACGTTCCATGGAACAACTggataaaggggaaaaaaaaaaagtccaacatGCCATATGAATTAGTCTCAAAATATTCCAGATTATGTTCTGAATTGGGGCCCAGGTGAGAGTGCAGTGATagttctggatgtgtgtgtgcgcgtgtgtgtgtatacatgtgatGGTTGTGATTACGACATTAAGATCTCATCTGCTAAAGTAGGCCATGAGCTGCACTTCTGGGATTCAGAGATTTCCCTTCGGAATACAGGGAACGCACTGAAGCCAAGTAGGATATCATCTCAGAGACGATAtcagggaggagaaaaaaaaaaacacaaaaacaatcCTGAATAGAAATTAAAGGGGAAAGTTTGTAATGCCAGAGATGGcggttggacacacacacacacacacagacaaatccTCCCCTGTCCCCAAACACCAATCGTCTTACCGAACTGGGAAACATATTAAACCAATCGTGTTGTTGCAATAATGCAAGCGCACAGTTGTTTTCTGTCCCAGTGGTCACTGAAAGTGCAGTTATGTTATGTTTCTCTCCTCATTCATTTAAAGAAGGACTTGATCTTATCTTAAATCTATTATCTATCCCCAACTCCATCTGCTGCCATCTGTTGGTTACGCAATGCTCTACAATTCCCAGGAGAGATGGACAGTTTGGAAGAACTTCCTGTTTCTACACCGAACAAAACTATAAATGCAACACCGAAgatttagaaacattttatgaaccTATTGTTGTAGAACTCGAGActgatctcaagaccactttctGAAGGTTTCGGTTGCGTCTTGGgattgaccacatttttacttgatcttgtcttggtctcagacatggaggactcGAGATTTTatctcaagaccggtcaagaccacaactgcgggGATTTCACTAAAGTTCCTGTGCAgtatctgatttatttgttaacatcgttattgtgattggatgtaaaatttcctgcttcaagtgcgaccaataacgtgactcattgctaatttgaaatgtttcttcct includes the following:
- the nrn1b gene encoding neuritin 1b, which produces MGFTRTDRPGSLLWFLHLASLLQAVSSAEACETVFKGFSDCLLSFGRNMVNYPQDLDDLENLHTVCSYWDDFLSCTSAAVADCQDEAVELWEKLKVPSGSLNYRGSLFHLCSKENGTSRLGFILELIVWTMTLSKLVMWAIFE